A genomic segment from Peribacillus sp. ACCC06369 encodes:
- a CDS encoding phospholipase D family protein: MKKWYKRKLFYLLVCILIVITAVIVYNSYKPLPDGISYEGKVHHVEDIDFIYDLSYHDEQGNLQHEQRIFQTINQAIEDADSFIVIDMFLFNAFYDEKMNFPKLTENLKDKLVEQKKKKPDLQVIFITDEVNTSYNAYQLEALETMKKNGIDVIVTNLDRLRDPNPLYSGVYRTFFQWFGESGKGWIVNPMAKSAPKVTFRSYLRLMNIKANHRKVVATEKTAIISSANPHDASGFHSNIAFQMDGNIIGDFVKAEEAASKFSGGPKSFPEFKGASADKGPISVQLLTEGKINKHVLKVIKDAEKGDKIHLAMFYIADRDVVEALTDAAKRGVKIQMILDPNQNAFGSEKIGLPNLPVAAEFEKLGDENISIRWYKTDKEQFHTKLMMIQKANETIILGGSANYTSRNLDDYNLEANVEIHAPNDADVSNDVDSYFQRLWTNQNGTYTVDYSEYQKKLPVFKYLTYRIQKVFRFTTY, translated from the coding sequence ATGAAAAAATGGTATAAAAGAAAACTGTTTTATCTGCTTGTCTGCATTTTGATCGTCATTACGGCCGTAATCGTCTATAACAGCTACAAGCCTCTCCCTGATGGCATTTCTTATGAAGGGAAGGTTCATCATGTCGAGGATATTGATTTCATCTATGACCTTTCCTATCACGATGAACAAGGGAATCTGCAACATGAGCAGCGAATTTTCCAAACCATAAATCAAGCCATAGAAGACGCTGATTCTTTTATCGTAATCGATATGTTTTTGTTTAATGCTTTTTATGATGAAAAGATGAACTTCCCGAAGTTAACCGAGAATCTGAAGGATAAACTGGTTGAACAGAAGAAAAAGAAACCTGACCTCCAGGTTATCTTCATTACTGATGAAGTGAATACTTCCTATAATGCCTACCAGTTAGAGGCATTGGAAACGATGAAGAAAAATGGCATTGATGTCATCGTTACCAACTTAGACCGGCTTCGGGATCCGAATCCCCTCTATTCAGGTGTGTATCGGACCTTTTTCCAATGGTTCGGTGAAAGCGGGAAAGGATGGATTGTGAATCCAATGGCTAAAAGCGCACCAAAGGTCACCTTTCGTTCTTATCTTAGACTGATGAATATTAAGGCCAATCATAGAAAAGTGGTCGCTACCGAAAAAACGGCCATCATCTCTTCTGCCAATCCTCATGACGCAAGTGGATTCCATTCCAATATTGCGTTTCAGATGGATGGGAATATCATCGGCGACTTTGTTAAAGCCGAAGAAGCAGCTTCGAAATTCTCGGGAGGTCCAAAGTCATTTCCTGAGTTCAAAGGGGCATCAGCAGATAAAGGACCGATATCGGTACAATTGCTAACGGAAGGAAAAATCAATAAACATGTCCTTAAAGTAATAAAGGATGCAGAAAAAGGCGACAAGATCCATCTTGCCATGTTCTACATTGCCGATCGTGATGTTGTCGAAGCATTAACCGATGCAGCTAAACGTGGTGTAAAGATCCAAATGATATTGGATCCGAATCAAAATGCTTTCGGAAGTGAGAAAATCGGGCTTCCTAATCTTCCAGTTGCCGCTGAATTCGAAAAACTTGGGGATGAAAATATCTCGATCCGCTGGTACAAAACAGATAAAGAACAGTTCCATACAAAGTTGATGATGATCCAAAAGGCTAATGAAACGATTATTCTTGGAGGATCGGCTAATTATACATCACGTAATCTAGATGACTATAACCTTGAAGCCAATGTTGAAATCCATGCTCCAAATGATGCGGACGTTTCTAATGATGTCGATAGCTATTTTCAAAGACTATGGACAAATCAAAATGGAACATACACCGTTGATTACAGTGAATATCAGAAGAAACTGCCTGTCTTCAAATACTTGACCTACCGCATCCAGAAGGTGTTCCGCTTCACCACTTACTGA
- a CDS encoding general stress protein — MYQVHVVENGLQAKEKIDELVTSGYTKDDVYLFAHDKTRSKHLTENTNTEDVGMKEQGFLDSVGNLFKSRGDELRNRMSNLGLSDMEAERYEEVLDEGKVVIVASK; from the coding sequence ATGTATCAAGTACATGTAGTAGAAAACGGTTTACAAGCAAAGGAAAAAATCGATGAACTAGTCACATCAGGTTATACGAAGGACGATGTATATTTGTTTGCCCATGATAAAACCCGTTCAAAACACCTTACCGAGAATACAAATACAGAAGATGTAGGCATGAAGGAACAGGGTTTCCTTGATTCCGTTGGAAATCTATTTAAATCACGCGGAGATGAACTTCGTAATCGAATGAGCAACCTTGGCCTTAGTGATATGGAGGCAGAACGTTACGAGGAAGTGCTTGACGAAGGAAAAGTCGTCATCGTTGCTTCCAAATAA
- a CDS encoding MoeB/ThiF family adenylyltransferase — protein sequence MKERYSRQTLFAPIGEGGQLKILKKHVLLLGAGALGSANAEALTRAGVGKLTIVDRDYVETSNLQRQQMYTERDVEENLPKAEAAKRHLFEINHEVEVNAIIMDATAQNLEQLLGDVDLILDATDNFETRMIINDLSQKLQIPWIYGACVGSVGMTLTILPGQTPCLHCLLKSIPIQGMTCDTGGIISPAVTMVVAHQTAEALKILVEDWKSVRPALVTFDLWRNQYQTVRLSKAKKKDCLSCGDQRTYPFLTMENATKTAVLCGRDTVQVRPPKPLKLQLDKLAKELNGSGYLVKFNPFLLSCEKAGERIVIFKDGRALIHGTKDMVHAKATYQRILG from the coding sequence GTGAAAGAGCGTTATTCAAGACAGACTTTATTCGCCCCCATTGGTGAAGGCGGCCAATTGAAAATCTTGAAGAAGCATGTCTTACTTCTAGGGGCAGGGGCTTTGGGATCTGCTAACGCCGAGGCCCTTACTCGTGCGGGAGTAGGGAAGCTTACGATTGTCGACAGGGATTATGTGGAGACTAGTAATTTACAGCGCCAACAAATGTATACGGAACGGGATGTCGAGGAGAATCTGCCAAAAGCAGAAGCGGCAAAGCGTCATTTATTTGAAATCAATCATGAAGTTGAAGTGAATGCCATCATCATGGATGCAACCGCCCAGAACCTTGAACAGCTGCTTGGTGATGTTGATTTGATATTGGATGCGACCGATAATTTTGAGACACGGATGATTATAAATGATTTGTCACAAAAGCTTCAAATACCTTGGATTTATGGGGCATGTGTGGGGAGTGTGGGCATGACTTTGACCATTCTTCCCGGACAGACGCCATGTTTGCACTGTTTACTTAAATCTATCCCCATTCAAGGAATGACCTGTGACACAGGAGGAATCATATCGCCAGCTGTAACGATGGTAGTGGCACACCAAACTGCCGAAGCTTTGAAAATCCTTGTTGAAGACTGGAAATCGGTTCGACCTGCACTTGTTACTTTTGATCTGTGGAGGAATCAATACCAAACCGTTCGATTATCAAAAGCTAAAAAGAAAGATTGTCTCTCTTGCGGAGATCAGAGGACATATCCCTTTTTAACTATGGAAAACGCAACGAAAACTGCGGTTCTTTGCGGAAGGGATACTGTACAGGTAAGACCGCCAAAACCTTTGAAACTTCAACTCGATAAATTAGCCAAGGAACTGAATGGCAGCGGCTATTTGGTAAAATTCAATCCATTTCTACTCTCTTGTGAAAAAGCCGGGGAACGTATTGTCATTTTCAAGGATGGCCGGGCGTTGATTCACGGCACGAAGGACATGGTCCATGCAAAGGCCACGTACCAAAGAATTCTGGGTTAA
- the moaD gene encoding molybdopterin converting factor subunit 1 has protein sequence MINVLLFAQLKDALGKETLSIEGNGMSVAQLKGKMRVEFQLEGLESVMTAVNEEFADDDTVLSDGDTVAFIPPVSGG, from the coding sequence ATGATTAATGTACTTTTATTTGCCCAATTGAAAGATGCGTTAGGCAAAGAGACTCTTTCTATAGAAGGAAATGGAATGAGTGTGGCCCAGCTAAAAGGAAAGATGAGGGTGGAATTTCAATTGGAAGGTCTTGAATCCGTGATGACAGCGGTCAATGAAGAATTTGCCGACGATGACACGGTTCTATCTGATGGAGATACAGTAGCTTTCATTCCACCTGTCAGCGGAGGCTGA
- a CDS encoding molybdenum cofactor biosynthesis protein MoaE, with protein sequence MNYKISKEPIVIQEVIDKVVERNAGAVTTFIGTVREMTKGKKTLFLIYEAYEPMAIKKLEQIGSEIKERWPDAETAITHRVGKLEITDIAVVIAVSTPHRNDAYESNRYAIERIKEIVPIWKKEHWEDGETWVGNQLETVSYPKGKPEEVDIDD encoded by the coding sequence ATGAATTATAAAATTTCAAAAGAGCCGATTGTCATCCAGGAAGTGATTGATAAAGTAGTAGAGAGGAATGCAGGTGCCGTCACGACCTTTATTGGTACAGTGAGGGAAATGACGAAAGGAAAAAAGACCCTCTTCTTAATTTACGAAGCATATGAACCGATGGCCATCAAGAAATTAGAGCAAATCGGATCTGAGATCAAGGAGCGTTGGCCTGATGCGGAAACGGCGATCACCCATCGTGTAGGTAAACTTGAAATCACGGATATCGCAGTCGTAATTGCCGTTAGTACGCCACATCGAAATGATGCATATGAGTCAAACAGGTATGCAATTGAAAGAATTAAAGAAATCGTCCCGATTTGGAAAAAAGAACATTGGGAGGATGGGGAGACATGGGTCGGAAACCAGTTGGAAACCGTTTCATATCCAAAAGGAAAACCGGAAGAGGTGGATATCGATGATTAA
- a CDS encoding molybdenum cofactor guanylyltransferase — MEWTMLLLAGGKSSRMGVNKALLTIGGVVNISRVASVLKKVSENILVITNTFEDYRFLQLPLIPDLHKDQGPLGGLHAGMASSKTELQFLTACDMPFVSAAAINDIISYYEPEFDAVIPEINGRIQPLFAVYHKRCLPVLTECLLKNELKMSLFLEKISVKIMKESDFKIYHENPEHFQYLFFNMNTREDYQEAGYISQTELYIKDGRDEL; from the coding sequence ATGGAGTGGACAATGTTGCTGTTAGCTGGTGGGAAATCAAGCCGTATGGGAGTGAATAAGGCCCTGTTGACCATAGGTGGCGTTGTGAACATTTCAAGAGTGGCATCCGTATTGAAAAAGGTATCAGAAAACATTCTGGTCATTACGAATACATTTGAAGATTATCGTTTTCTGCAACTTCCGTTAATACCGGATTTACATAAAGATCAAGGACCACTTGGGGGATTGCATGCAGGGATGGCCTCCTCGAAAACGGAGCTCCAATTCCTTACAGCCTGTGATATGCCGTTTGTGAGTGCAGCTGCCATAAATGATATCATATCCTATTATGAACCCGAATTCGATGCTGTCATTCCGGAGATAAATGGCAGGATTCAGCCGCTTTTTGCTGTTTATCATAAAAGATGTCTTCCTGTACTGACAGAATGTTTATTGAAAAACGAATTAAAAATGAGTCTATTTTTGGAAAAGATTTCGGTGAAAATCATGAAGGAAAGCGATTTTAAGATATATCATGAAAATCCTGAACATTTTCAATACCTTTTTTTCAATATGAATACGAGGGAAGATTATCAAGAGGCAGGTTATATTAGCCAAACCGAATTATATATAAAGGATGGTAGAGATGAATTATAA
- the pdxK gene encoding pyridoxine/pyridoxal/pyridoxamine kinase, producing MTMKRAMTVAGSDSSGGAGLQADLKTFQEFGVYGMSALTTIVTMDPKNGWSHNVFPTPVEVLEAQIETILSIGIDAMKTGMLGSVEIIELVARKIDELKLDKVVIDPVMVCKGEDEVLHPETAVALRELLVPRATVVTPNLFEAAQLAGTAPIKTIDDMKGAAEKIHALGAKYVLIKGGNKLDYDKAIDLLYDGKEFEILESEKIETTNTHGAGCSSSAAIAAQLAEGKSPREAVLISKDFITEAVRHSWKMNDYVGPVNHGAYHKYGNAENTK from the coding sequence ATGACTATGAAAAGAGCTATGACAGTTGCCGGATCGGATTCGAGCGGCGGCGCGGGTCTTCAAGCAGATTTAAAGACATTTCAAGAATTCGGCGTTTACGGTATGTCCGCCTTAACGACAATCGTTACGATGGATCCCAAGAACGGCTGGTCACATAATGTATTCCCTACACCGGTCGAGGTTTTGGAAGCCCAAATCGAAACGATTCTATCAATCGGCATTGATGCCATGAAAACGGGAATGCTTGGATCAGTGGAGATCATTGAACTTGTTGCCCGTAAAATAGACGAGTTGAAACTGGACAAAGTCGTAATCGATCCAGTTATGGTATGTAAAGGTGAAGATGAAGTATTGCACCCTGAAACGGCTGTAGCCCTGCGTGAACTACTTGTTCCACGTGCAACTGTAGTTACGCCTAACCTGTTCGAGGCTGCTCAGTTAGCAGGAACAGCGCCTATCAAAACGATCGATGATATGAAGGGTGCAGCCGAAAAGATTCATGCACTTGGTGCAAAATATGTCTTGATCAAAGGCGGTAATAAACTGGATTATGACAAAGCAATCGACCTTTTATATGATGGAAAAGAATTTGAGATCCTTGAATCCGAGAAAATCGAAACAACCAATACACACGGTGCCGGCTGTTCATCGTCAGCAGCCATTGCAGCTCAATTGGCTGAAGGGAAAAGTCCGCGTGAGGCTGTCCTCATTTCAAAAGACTTCATTACCGAGGCGGTTCGCCATTCTTGGAAGATGAATGACTATGTTGGACCTGTCAATCATGGTGCATACCATAAATATGGAAATGCTGAAAACACAAAATAA
- a CDS encoding YojF family protein: MKPIDRTEVQNAIDSFAGQDVYLHLETTNGAYATHVDEAFFSAGAYIRNAFIQYEHGKIVGDGPYRIGLKLNIGWVYAEGVNHFEMDEQGRLLLAGLDFSGKLAVSMQLSPTPFE; encoded by the coding sequence ATGAAACCTATAGACCGTACAGAGGTGCAAAATGCTATTGATTCTTTCGCCGGACAAGATGTATATCTTCACCTTGAAACGACAAATGGCGCCTATGCCACTCATGTAGATGAAGCTTTCTTTTCGGCAGGTGCTTATATTCGTAATGCTTTTATCCAGTATGAACATGGGAAGATAGTTGGGGATGGACCCTACCGCATCGGCTTGAAGCTCAATATTGGCTGGGTATATGCTGAAGGCGTCAACCACTTCGAAATGGATGAACAAGGGAGATTGCTGTTGGCAGGCCTTGATTTTTCCGGAAAACTTGCTGTCTCCATGCAGCTCAGCCCTACTCCCTTTGAATGA
- the bshB2 gene encoding bacillithiol biosynthesis deacetylase BshB2 has translation MEKERHVLVIFPHPDDEAFSVSGTLALHREAGTPVTYLCLTLGEMGRNLGNPPFATRESLPKIRKKELIDAANSMGIQDLRMLGLRDKTIEFEDDEKLTSLFTEAINELNPSLIITFYPGYSVHPDHEATARAVVRAVERMEEKERPKLHCVAFSNNCIDELGQPDIIHDISAVEEKKVATFTAHRSQTQAMVIDWKEKFENQDADFLDWIRKERLWTYKF, from the coding sequence TTGGAAAAAGAACGTCATGTATTAGTTATATTCCCACATCCCGATGATGAAGCCTTTTCGGTCTCCGGAACGCTGGCACTCCATAGAGAAGCTGGCACTCCTGTCACCTATTTATGTTTAACTTTAGGAGAAATGGGACGTAATTTAGGCAATCCTCCATTTGCAACAAGGGAATCGCTCCCTAAAATTCGCAAAAAAGAATTAATCGATGCAGCAAATTCGATGGGCATCCAAGATTTGCGCATGCTTGGATTGCGTGATAAGACAATTGAATTCGAAGATGATGAAAAGCTGACTTCATTATTTACCGAAGCCATCAATGAATTGAATCCTTCATTGATCATAACGTTTTATCCAGGATACAGTGTCCATCCAGACCATGAAGCGACAGCACGGGCTGTGGTTCGGGCCGTGGAAAGAATGGAAGAGAAAGAGAGACCTAAACTTCATTGTGTCGCGTTCTCCAATAACTGCATCGATGAGTTAGGGCAGCCTGACATCATCCATGATATCTCCGCCGTCGAAGAAAAAAAGGTAGCTACATTCACTGCCCACCGTTCGCAAACGCAGGCAATGGTGATCGATTGGAAAGAGAAATTCGAAAATCAGGATGCTGATTTTCTCGACTGGATCCGCAAAGAACGATTATGGACCTATAAATTTTAA
- a CDS encoding MFS transporter, producing the protein MNHKPKLWTKDFLIVSSANFFLFLTFYVLMVTLTIYTIDNFHASQAQAGLASSIFVLGAVLVRPIAGKKIDKIGRRKMLLGSLILFLIASIGYFLVNSLSLLLIDRLIHGFAFGLATTATGTIAADIIPNERRGEGTGYFAMSTNLAMAFGPFIGLLITQHFSYSIIFYAASLFAAFSLVASLFMNVPEGEKGRASQQEGFKISDYFEKKALPISIFIGFAGFTYSSILSYLTSFAKEMDLMDAASFFFVVFAVFLLASRPFTGRMFDVKGENAVIYPSLLLFAVGMVILSQSHHGITLLIAGAFIGVGYGTFQSSCQAISIKEAPSNRMGLATSTFYTMYDFGIGVGPFLLGFLIPFTGFKGLFIGMSVLAFALIGIYFFAHGRKAAARKKMQREERLSA; encoded by the coding sequence ATGAATCACAAACCGAAATTGTGGACGAAAGACTTTCTGATTGTCTCGTCTGCGAACTTTTTTCTATTTTTAACTTTTTATGTCTTGATGGTGACATTGACCATTTACACGATTGATAACTTTCATGCGTCGCAAGCACAAGCGGGACTTGCCTCAAGTATTTTTGTCCTCGGGGCTGTGCTTGTCAGACCGATTGCAGGGAAAAAAATTGACAAGATCGGCCGCAGAAAAATGTTGCTTGGATCCTTGATTCTATTCCTGATCGCATCCATTGGCTATTTCCTGGTTAATAGTTTATCCCTCTTATTGATCGATCGGCTTATTCACGGTTTTGCTTTTGGCCTTGCCACTACGGCAACTGGAACAATTGCTGCAGATATCATTCCAAATGAGAGACGTGGGGAAGGGACAGGTTACTTTGCCATGAGTACTAATTTGGCAATGGCGTTCGGTCCGTTTATTGGATTGCTGATCACACAGCATTTTAGTTATTCCATCATTTTCTATGCTGCCTCTTTATTTGCCGCGTTTTCTTTAGTGGCATCGTTATTCATGAATGTTCCTGAAGGAGAAAAAGGCAGAGCTTCACAACAAGAAGGATTTAAAATTAGTGATTACTTTGAAAAAAAAGCTCTGCCCATTTCCATTTTTATCGGATTTGCCGGATTTACCTATTCGAGCATTTTGTCGTATTTAACATCTTTTGCAAAGGAAATGGATTTAATGGATGCGGCAAGTTTTTTCTTTGTCGTATTTGCTGTATTCCTTTTGGCGTCCCGTCCGTTTACAGGAAGAATGTTTGATGTGAAGGGGGAGAATGCAGTCATTTATCCTTCGCTCTTACTATTTGCCGTGGGTATGGTCATTCTCAGCCAATCCCATCATGGTATTACGCTTCTGATTGCCGGTGCCTTTATCGGAGTGGGATATGGTACGTTCCAATCAAGTTGTCAAGCCATTTCCATTAAGGAAGCACCATCAAATCGGATGGGATTAGCCACATCCACGTTTTATACAATGTACGATTTTGGAATCGGTGTTGGCCCATTCCTTTTGGGATTCCTTATTCCATTTACCGGCTTCAAAGGGTTGTTCATAGGAATGTCTGTCTTGGCATTCGCTCTTATAGGGATTTACTTTTTCGCACATGGTAGAAAAGCCGCGGCAAGAAAGAAAATGCAGCGGGAAGAACGCTTGTCTGCTTAA
- a CDS encoding MarR family transcriptional regulator: protein MSFNNGFFHHNLQFSRSFTKKLNEQLAKVDLFHSQWSIVYYLNEFGCSTLVEISNYLDVEKPTVTRTVNRLEELGLIEQIPGKDKRERRIQLTESGVRTYQKAKKVVEEFELQLMSGLAEEDREATLRTLIFLKEKLKQ, encoded by the coding sequence TTGTCCTTTAATAATGGTTTTTTTCATCATAACTTACAATTTTCAAGGTCATTTACTAAAAAATTAAATGAACAATTGGCCAAGGTTGATCTTTTTCATTCCCAATGGTCGATTGTATATTATCTGAATGAGTTTGGTTGTTCTACGCTTGTTGAAATAAGCAATTATCTAGATGTGGAGAAACCGACCGTAACGAGGACGGTAAACCGGTTGGAGGAACTTGGTTTGATTGAACAAATCCCAGGAAAAGATAAGCGGGAGCGGAGAATACAGTTAACGGAGTCAGGTGTAAGGACTTATCAAAAGGCCAAAAAGGTAGTTGAAGAATTTGAACTTCAATTAATGAGCGGTTTGGCTGAAGAGGATCGAGAGGCAACGTTACGAACGTTGATTTTCCTGAAGGAAAAATTAAAACAATAG